From the genome of Gilliamella sp. wkB7, one region includes:
- the pdxY gene encoding pyridoxal kinase PdxY, translating into MKTVLSIQSNVVYGYAGNKVATLAMQLQGVEVMPIHTVQLSSNTVYPDYDGIVLGTQQITRIVNSLEKIGVLNSIDAIISGYIGLAEQGEEILEAVKKIKYYNPNAIYVCDPVMGGDINKGSSLPQNIIDFFTKQAIKHADYITPNLLELQLLSNIEIKTFDDVQMAIKKLQNKSIQAILVKNLVHAGKTTELFEMILATPSQNYHLARPLYDFPYRPLGVGDLICSLFTAHLVNGKSQLNAFELAANAANHVLAVTKQKDARELAIIDAQEWIKQPDLQYRAIML; encoded by the coding sequence ATGAAAACCGTTTTATCAATTCAATCTAATGTCGTGTATGGTTATGCGGGTAACAAAGTTGCTACATTAGCCATGCAATTACAAGGCGTTGAAGTCATGCCCATCCACACAGTGCAACTATCGAGTAATACGGTTTATCCCGATTATGATGGTATTGTACTGGGTACTCAGCAAATTACTCGAATAGTAAACAGTTTAGAAAAAATCGGCGTTCTAAACTCAATTGATGCCATCATATCAGGATATATCGGCCTTGCCGAACAGGGTGAAGAGATCCTCGAAGCGGTAAAAAAAATAAAATACTATAACCCAAATGCCATCTATGTGTGCGATCCCGTAATGGGAGGAGACATTAATAAAGGCAGTTCGCTACCGCAAAATATAATTGATTTCTTTACTAAGCAGGCTATCAAACACGCAGACTATATCACACCCAATTTATTAGAATTGCAATTATTGTCGAATATCGAAATTAAGACGTTTGACGATGTACAAATGGCAATCAAAAAGCTACAAAACAAATCTATCCAGGCCATATTAGTCAAAAACTTAGTCCATGCAGGTAAAACTACAGAATTGTTTGAAATGATTTTAGCTACACCATCGCAAAACTATCATCTTGCCCGACCATTATATGATTTTCCTTATCGTCCATTAGGTGTTGGGGACTTAATTTGCAGTTTGTTCACTGCCCATTTAGTTAATGGCAAATCACAACTAAACGCCTTTGAATTGGCCGCTAACGCTGCAAATCATGTATTAGCTGTGACAAAACAAAAAGATGCACGAGAACTGGCAATCATTGATGCTCAAGAGTGGATTAAACAGCCCGATTTACAGTACCGTGCAATAATGTTATAA
- a CDS encoding PRD domain-containing protein → MILVVKVLNSSVVLVEEEGIEKIVLGKGIGFGKKPGDTIDDERVDKIFLEKNVKLAYITDLAKEVPFQFFQITKEIITLAENSLNRKLNNNIYLTLTDHIYFAVERVKQGLFIPNKLYWEIKNYYPQEFNIAKQAIELLNARYNLTFPEEEASNIAFHLINAQTTTTQNLNTFQYAKMINSIVNLVKYSVGVPIDTSSIHYTRFITHIKFFVERFYANNQLQEDNNDLYEQISSLYPYAMHIAEKVKQYIDQTYHSSISDDEVVYLGIHINRLIRNTK, encoded by the coding sequence ATGATTTTGGTGGTAAAAGTATTAAATTCTAGTGTCGTTTTAGTTGAAGAAGAGGGTATCGAAAAAATCGTATTAGGGAAAGGCATTGGTTTTGGTAAAAAGCCCGGTGATACCATTGATGATGAGCGAGTGGATAAAATATTTTTAGAAAAAAATGTTAAGCTCGCTTATATCACCGATTTAGCGAAAGAAGTTCCTTTTCAATTTTTTCAGATAACCAAAGAAATCATCACATTAGCTGAAAACAGCTTAAACAGAAAACTGAATAATAATATTTATTTAACACTGACAGATCATATTTACTTTGCGGTTGAACGAGTTAAGCAAGGTCTGTTTATACCTAATAAATTATATTGGGAAATAAAGAATTATTATCCGCAAGAGTTTAATATCGCCAAGCAAGCTATTGAGTTACTCAACGCAAGATACAATCTCACTTTTCCTGAAGAAGAAGCGAGTAATATTGCATTTCATCTCATTAACGCTCAAACCACGACCACACAAAATCTTAATACGTTTCAATATGCCAAAATGATAAATTCAATAGTGAATTTGGTGAAATATTCTGTTGGTGTGCCAATAGATACCTCATCAATTCACTATACCCGTTTTATTACTCATATTAAATTTTTTGTAGAACGATTTTATGCCAATAATCAATTACAAGAAGATAATAACGATCTTTATGAACAAATATCCTCACTTTATCCTTATGCAATGCATATTGCAGAGAAAGTAAAACAATACATCGATCAAACTTATCATAGCTCAATATCCGATGATGAGGTGGTCTATTTGGGGATTCACATTAATAGACTAATACGCAATACCAAATGA
- a CDS encoding glycoside hydrolase family 1 protein has product MKKLAFPDNFLWGGAIAANQIEGAWNIDGKGLSVADMATYKPNVDVKDYAAHVAVTSEGIMAAINDLSDKDYPKRRGIDFYHRYKEDLALFAEMGFKTLRLSIAWTRLFPTGEELTPNPKGVEFYKNVFKEMKRLSIEPIVTLSHYEMPIALSIKYNGWVKRSVIDDFVRFSTACFDHFGDYVKYWLTFNEIDSIYRHPFTTAGIIPDKCKDGQLEQDIYQALHHQFVASALVTKIAHEKIPDCKIGCMLTKLTTYPLTCKPEDVELTLKKTLDNYFYTDVQIKGEYPKLILTNLKQKGIDIKFEEGDQEILKQNTVDFLSFSYYMSKAESTNPDADRIPGNTIIGVKNPYLKSTEWGWQIDPKGLKISLIELYDRYNIPMMIVENGIGAIDKLEGDTVHDHYRIEYFKEHFKQMKEAIDEGVDLIAYTSWAPIDLVSASTSQMSKRYGFIYVDQDDEGNGTLARFKKESFYWYKKVIETNGKAIYD; this is encoded by the coding sequence ATGAAAAAATTAGCATTCCCAGATAATTTTTTATGGGGCGGGGCGATTGCAGCTAATCAGATTGAAGGCGCATGGAATATTGACGGCAAAGGACTTTCTGTTGCGGATATGGCAACGTATAAACCAAATGTTGATGTCAAAGATTATGCTGCGCATGTGGCGGTAACCAGTGAGGGTATAATGGCCGCGATAAACGATCTTTCTGATAAAGATTACCCCAAACGACGAGGCATTGATTTTTATCATCGCTATAAAGAAGATTTAGCACTTTTTGCTGAAATGGGATTTAAGACATTACGCTTATCCATTGCTTGGACAAGACTGTTTCCTACTGGCGAAGAACTTACACCTAATCCTAAAGGAGTTGAATTTTATAAAAATGTCTTTAAAGAGATGAAAAGACTTTCAATAGAGCCAATCGTTACGTTATCGCATTATGAAATGCCGATAGCATTAAGTATTAAATATAATGGTTGGGTAAAACGTTCAGTAATTGATGACTTTGTCCGTTTTTCAACAGCTTGTTTTGACCATTTTGGGGATTATGTAAAATATTGGTTAACCTTTAATGAAATAGACAGTATTTATCGGCATCCTTTTACAACGGCTGGAATTATTCCTGATAAATGTAAAGACGGACAGCTTGAACAAGATATCTATCAAGCTTTACATCATCAATTTGTAGCAAGTGCACTGGTTACCAAAATCGCCCATGAAAAAATCCCAGATTGTAAAATAGGCTGTATGCTCACCAAATTAACCACTTATCCATTGACCTGTAAGCCTGAAGATGTGGAATTGACATTGAAAAAAACGTTAGACAATTATTTTTATACTGATGTGCAAATTAAAGGCGAATATCCAAAACTGATATTGACCAATTTAAAACAAAAAGGAATTGATATTAAGTTTGAAGAGGGCGATCAAGAAATACTTAAACAAAATACCGTCGATTTCTTATCTTTTAGTTACTATATGTCAAAGGCTGAATCTACAAATCCGGATGCTGACCGTATACCCGGTAATACAATTATAGGTGTTAAAAATCCTTATTTAAAATCCACTGAATGGGGCTGGCAAATCGATCCAAAAGGACTAAAAATTTCACTAATTGAACTCTATGACCGCTATAATATTCCAATGATGATTGTCGAAAATGGGATTGGCGCAATTGATAAGTTAGAGGGCGACACCGTTCATGACCATTATCGAATTGAGTACTTTAAAGAACATTTTAAACAAATGAAAGAAGCCATTGATGAAGGCGTGGATTTAATCGCTTATACCAGTTGGGCACCAATAGATTTAGTCAGCGCCAGTACTTCGCAGATGTCCAAACGTTATGGCTTTATCTACGTAGATCAAGATGATGAAGGGAATGGAACTTTAGCCAGATTTAAAAAAGAGTCGTTTTATTGGTATAAAAAAGTTATTGAAACCAATGGGAAAGCTATTTACGACTAA
- a CDS encoding AAA family ATPase yields the protein MGTLYLKGVRSYNPTRFTEINLNKKINIFWGQNGSGKSTISGYFYSPDDPQYSQCSFKTNNTYNYLVYNNQFVIDCFYNKAEQSGIFTLSKNNKEAIEFIENKKEEYQKLQQEIELIDTEIKKINDRTEDVSSTFNNDVWEKTDDIRNSNLKVLLTGFLRKDLLSKQLEKIYEAKNIDIINLVNEYNTLVSYKNTKINEVIIPQIYQPSYIELELLKTSIISSDNSYLSELINELCNSDWVQEGINYIRDEKCPFCQKETINSNFTNEIKQLFDNTYNENLEKISFFLKKYESENKNYISCLNDSLTTCEYIKRDHEIWKKIQVFEQLINNNIMVINSKIQKPSIIIELNDISEILNEITEIINGINLEIKSINQNVINYNKSESAIKLKLWEMIKFRCKDIISYRNSKLSEIESTRQNLEQEKNQYIKKQSKLNIEILEKEKEISSIDETIDNINDTLISLGINQFKIAKHENDKNLFYLVRDNGDSDYVYRSLSEGEKTIITFLYFIELCLGSNTQNNSNSQTKFIVIDDPISSLSISYIYEISSLIRCKLIEKQNNFKLVILTHNLFFLQELLIHTKTKEREFKKDHSLNKIVKNQYSAIEELKREEIKNDYQSLWMILKDARNDKINPIVVPNIMRHILEYYFSFQCNRDELKKVLDDLANGDNISVNRAFYRYVNNGSHSNSINSDGILAISVDRYFELFKKIFIQTNNLPHYVAMMNEDNEEESHH from the coding sequence ATGGGAACATTATATTTAAAAGGTGTTAGAAGCTACAATCCGACTCGTTTTACAGAAATTAATCTTAATAAGAAAATAAATATTTTTTGGGGACAGAATGGTTCAGGTAAATCAACTATTTCTGGATATTTTTATTCACCAGATGACCCTCAATACTCTCAGTGTTCTTTTAAAACTAATAACACTTATAATTATCTTGTTTATAATAATCAATTTGTGATTGATTGTTTTTATAACAAAGCTGAACAATCTGGAATTTTTACATTAAGCAAAAATAATAAAGAAGCCATAGAATTTATTGAAAATAAAAAAGAAGAGTATCAAAAGTTACAACAAGAAATAGAGCTAATTGATACGGAAATAAAAAAAATAAATGATAGAACAGAGGATGTTTCATCTACATTTAACAATGATGTTTGGGAAAAAACAGATGATATCAGAAACTCAAATTTAAAAGTTTTATTAACAGGTTTTTTAAGAAAAGATTTATTATCAAAACAACTTGAAAAGATTTATGAAGCAAAAAATATAGACATAATTAATCTAGTGAATGAATACAATACTTTAGTCTCATATAAAAATACAAAAATAAATGAAGTTATTATTCCGCAAATATATCAACCATCTTATATAGAATTAGAACTTTTAAAAACATCAATTATTTCATCTGACAATAGCTATTTATCAGAATTAATAAATGAATTATGTAATTCTGATTGGGTACAAGAAGGAATCAATTACATTAGAGATGAAAAATGTCCTTTTTGCCAAAAAGAAACAATAAATTCAAATTTTACAAATGAAATAAAACAATTATTTGATAATACTTATAACGAAAACCTAGAAAAAATATCTTTTTTTCTAAAAAAATATGAAAGTGAAAATAAAAATTATATATCTTGTTTAAATGATAGTTTAACAACTTGTGAGTATATTAAAAGAGATCATGAAATATGGAAAAAAATTCAAGTTTTTGAGCAATTAATTAATAATAATATTATGGTGATAAATTCTAAAATACAAAAACCTTCTATTATTATTGAATTAAATGATATATCAGAAATACTCAATGAAATAACAGAAATAATTAATGGCATTAATTTAGAAATAAAATCAATAAATCAGAATGTGATTAATTATAATAAAAGTGAAAGCGCTATTAAATTAAAGTTATGGGAAATGATAAAATTTAGATGTAAAGACATCATATCATATAGAAATAGTAAATTATCAGAAATCGAGTCTACAAGGCAAAATCTAGAACAAGAAAAGAACCAATATATTAAAAAACAATCGAAATTAAATATAGAGATTTTGGAAAAAGAGAAAGAAATTTCAAGTATTGATGAAACGATTGATAACATAAATGACACATTAATATCTCTTGGTATTAACCAATTTAAAATTGCAAAACATGAAAATGACAAAAATCTTTTTTATTTAGTTAGAGATAATGGTGATAGCGATTATGTTTATCGCAGTTTAAGTGAAGGGGAAAAAACAATAATAACATTCCTTTATTTTATTGAATTATGTTTAGGATCAAACACACAAAATAATAGTAATTCCCAAACAAAATTTATTGTTATTGATGATCCAATATCAAGTTTATCTATCTCCTATATTTATGAAATATCATCATTGATTCGTTGTAAATTAATCGAAAAACAAAATAACTTTAAACTTGTCATTTTAACTCATAACTTATTTTTCCTTCAGGAGTTATTGATCCATACCAAAACCAAAGAAAGGGAATTTAAAAAAGATCATTCATTGAATAAAATAGTAAAAAATCAATATAGTGCAATTGAAGAATTAAAAAGAGAAGAGATAAAAAATGATTATCAGTCTTTATGGATGATCTTAAAAGATGCTAGGAATGATAAGATTAATCCTATTGTAGTTCCAAATATAATGAGACATATTTTAGAATATTATTTTTCTTTTCAATGTAATAGAGATGAATTAAAAAAAGTTTTAGATGATTTAGCTAATGGGGACAATATTTCAGTTAACAGAGCATTTTATCGATATGTTAATAACGGATCTCACTCAAATAGTATTAATTCAGATGGAATATTAGCTATTTCTGTAGATAGATATTTTGAATTGTTTAAAAAGATATTTATTCAAACTAACAATCTACCTCATTATGTGGCTATGATGAATGAAGATAATGAAGAGGAGAGCCATCACTGA
- the ggt gene encoding gamma-glutamyltransferase: MEKKYKVKLLLSMLLVSGLCQAEPLPFSETGKYCETPSRCLNPITTHVMVTSPNYLATQAGLDVLHQGGNAVDAAIAVASTLAVVYPQMNTIGGDNFWIIYNSKTKEIKGLNASGRSGSLATIAFYKQQGLDKIPSRGYLAANTVPGVISGWDEAYQYASKSMNNSLPWNKLFDSAINYAEHGFAVSPSLNYWSTVNIDTKDKEFRDLKRFDEFKRVFLKKGGEVYQIGEILKQPDLATSLKSIANDGATVFYRGNIAKKIVDDLKRHGGVLTLEDFANHKATWVSPIHVNYRQYTAYNLPPNTQGMASLEILNILNNFDVKSLGEGSVDYYHLIIEATKQAFADRDKYLTDPDFNPIPLEFLLSSQHGQEQAKQIDMQTARIDIKPLDPKGDTVWFGVVDAQGNAVSIIQSIYHDFGSGIVAKDTGILLQNRGSFFSLDPNHINRLEPNKRTFHTLNPAMLFKEGAPYLVYGTMGGEGQPQTQAAIVTRIVDFNLSPQDAINAPRWLHGRTWGASSNDLKIEGRVAKNIIDTLKSRGHNVKVVDDYTDTMGHAGAILIDTDNHRLMGATDPRGDGLAAGY; the protein is encoded by the coding sequence ATGGAAAAGAAATATAAAGTTAAGCTGTTATTAAGTATGTTGCTCGTGAGTGGTTTGTGTCAGGCGGAACCGTTGCCTTTTTCAGAAACAGGTAAATATTGTGAGACGCCTTCTCGATGTCTTAATCCAATCACTACCCATGTTATGGTGACTTCGCCAAATTATTTAGCAACTCAAGCAGGTCTTGATGTGTTACATCAAGGTGGTAATGCGGTTGATGCTGCTATTGCGGTTGCATCGACATTAGCAGTTGTTTATCCACAAATGAATACTATTGGCGGTGATAATTTTTGGATAATTTATAACTCAAAAACCAAAGAAATTAAGGGATTAAACGCAAGCGGGCGATCGGGTAGTCTGGCGACGATTGCATTTTATAAGCAACAAGGGTTAGATAAAATTCCGTCGCGAGGTTATTTAGCTGCAAATACCGTCCCTGGCGTGATTTCTGGTTGGGATGAAGCTTATCAATATGCGTCAAAAAGCATGAATAACTCTTTACCGTGGAATAAGTTGTTTGATTCGGCAATCAATTATGCTGAACATGGATTTGCCGTTTCACCGAGTTTAAATTATTGGTCTACAGTCAATATTGATACTAAAGATAAAGAGTTTCGCGATCTTAAACGTTTTGATGAGTTTAAAAGAGTATTTCTAAAAAAAGGTGGTGAAGTCTATCAAATCGGCGAAATTCTCAAACAACCTGATTTAGCAACTTCATTAAAGTCTATTGCTAATGACGGTGCAACGGTATTTTATCGTGGCAATATTGCTAAGAAAATTGTTGATGATTTAAAGCGTCATGGCGGTGTGTTGACCTTAGAGGATTTTGCTAACCATAAAGCAACATGGGTTTCTCCTATTCATGTTAATTATCGACAGTATACAGCTTATAATTTGCCTCCTAATACACAAGGGATGGCTTCTTTAGAGATTCTTAATATATTAAATAATTTTGATGTTAAATCATTAGGCGAAGGCAGTGTTGATTATTATCATTTAATCATTGAGGCGACCAAGCAAGCGTTTGCCGATCGTGATAAATATTTGACGGATCCTGATTTTAACCCGATCCCGCTTGAGTTCTTATTATCCTCTCAGCATGGCCAAGAGCAAGCTAAACAAATTGATATGCAAACAGCACGTATCGATATTAAACCCTTAGATCCAAAAGGGGATACGGTTTGGTTTGGCGTTGTTGATGCACAAGGGAATGCGGTTTCTATCATTCAAAGTATTTATCATGATTTTGGTTCAGGAATTGTCGCCAAAGATACCGGAATTTTACTGCAAAATAGAGGGAGCTTTTTTTCACTCGATCCCAACCATATTAATCGTTTAGAGCCGAATAAACGAACCTTTCATACCTTAAATCCAGCCATGTTATTTAAAGAGGGTGCACCGTATCTGGTGTATGGCACTATGGGAGGAGAAGGGCAACCACAAACCCAAGCGGCCATTGTCACGCGAATTGTCGATTTTAATTTGTCTCCTCAAGATGCCATTAATGCACCAAGATGGTTACATGGGCGAACTTGGGGAGCATCATCCAATGATCTTAAAATAGAAGGGCGAGTCGCTAAGAATATTATTGATACTCTTAAATCGCGTGGACATAATGTGAAAGTCGTTGATGATTATACCGATACCATGGGGCATGCTGGCGCAATTTTAATTGATACCGATAATCATCGATTAATGGGGGCAACCGATCCTCGTGGTGATGGTTTAGCTGCGGGTTATTAA
- a CDS encoding MFS transporter, translating to MPNSSAKKVAFAAFIGTTIEWYDFYIYALASVLIFGQLFFPSDNQFVQVLGTFATFAVGFLSRPLGAILFGHIGDRLGRKKSLIITLLLMGVATTCVGLLPSYQEAGIIAPILLVALRILQGVAVGGEWGGAVLMANEHAPKGLKNFFSSFAQWGSPAGNILALLVFSYIIGLPIDQLINNGYWRIPFLASFILLIVGLIARVTLTESPVFIESCKKQASLKEKESAPIIDVFKQATPILVLAICANVLSFSGIFSNTLMIGYTTMALGVEKKTIVDALFWIAVVHFIAQPFISYFSERFSATRFLIVSAILAMASVFLLFPIIQSGTKISFIVGISLNVICYSGFYGVIAGYLSRIFPARIRYTGLSMSYQGCAAIFGSLIPMIGAYIIYTYKTYWLPLALFYCGLALLSIISIYLLSKYHYYDE from the coding sequence ATGCCCAATTCATCTGCTAAAAAAGTCGCTTTTGCTGCTTTTATTGGTACCACAATTGAGTGGTATGATTTTTATATCTATGCGTTAGCATCAGTATTAATTTTTGGTCAGCTTTTTTTTCCGTCTGATAATCAATTTGTGCAAGTTTTAGGGACATTTGCCACCTTTGCGGTCGGTTTTTTATCACGTCCTTTAGGGGCAATCCTTTTTGGTCATATTGGCGATCGTTTAGGGCGCAAAAAATCGTTAATTATTACCTTATTGTTAATGGGCGTTGCGACAACGTGCGTTGGATTATTACCGTCTTATCAAGAAGCGGGAATCATTGCGCCGATACTGTTAGTTGCATTACGAATTTTACAAGGTGTTGCTGTTGGTGGTGAATGGGGCGGAGCCGTATTAATGGCGAATGAACATGCGCCAAAAGGGCTAAAAAACTTTTTTTCATCGTTTGCCCAGTGGGGTAGCCCTGCGGGTAATATTTTAGCATTGTTGGTTTTTTCTTATATTATTGGTTTACCGATTGATCAGTTAATTAATAATGGCTATTGGCGCATTCCTTTTTTAGCCAGTTTTATTTTATTAATTGTTGGTCTTATTGCTAGGGTTACCTTAACGGAATCACCGGTATTTATCGAATCATGCAAAAAACAAGCAAGCCTAAAAGAAAAAGAATCCGCACCAATTATTGATGTGTTTAAACAAGCAACTCCAATATTGGTACTAGCCATTTGTGCCAATGTACTGTCATTTAGTGGCATATTTTCTAATACGCTAATGATTGGTTATACGACTATGGCTCTCGGCGTTGAAAAAAAGACTATCGTTGATGCGTTATTTTGGATTGCAGTCGTGCACTTTATTGCTCAGCCGTTTATCTCTTATTTTTCAGAAAGGTTTTCGGCAACGCGCTTTTTAATTGTTTCAGCCATTTTGGCCATGGCATCAGTCTTTTTGTTATTCCCGATTATTCAGTCAGGAACTAAAATCAGCTTTATTGTTGGTATTTCGTTAAATGTGATTTGCTACAGTGGCTTTTATGGTGTGATAGCGGGTTATTTAAGCCGAATTTTTCCTGCCAGAATTCGCTATACTGGTCTATCGATGAGCTATCAAGGTTGCGCTGCCATATTTGGTAGTCTAATCCCAATGATAGGGGCATACATTATTTATACCTACAAGACTTATTGGTTACCACTCGCCTTATTTTATTGTGGTTTAGCATTGCTATCGATTATAAGTATCTATCTTTTAAGCAAATATCACTATTATGATGAGTAA
- a CDS encoding helix-turn-helix domain-containing protein — protein MLPDNSLIKLYEQSTTTLHFLYNVKTDKHSHPCLQLTISLHDILITLETDDENHHGFGFIIRSNIPHKLNTNKTCVINFLVEPEAPFFNLLSDFTKVNPVYLISKKQSLILAQYFIHSVKNKCLFDIQHIANLLHGSKTDCSYQQDNRIVKATSIISTLPIKLISSKELAAKVNLSESHFLHIFSAKLGINFRGYLLWKRLRDATNSLESKSNLTTLANDKGFADVAHFSRTCLSSFGLRPSELKRALMPEDKSNEITSIDCFNNDHFQE, from the coding sequence TTGTTACCTGATAATTCATTGATTAAATTATACGAACAAAGTACAACAACTTTGCACTTCTTGTACAACGTTAAAACTGATAAACATAGCCATCCTTGTTTACAATTGACCATATCATTACATGATATTCTAATCACCCTTGAAACCGATGATGAAAATCATCATGGATTTGGTTTTATTATTCGATCTAATATCCCTCATAAATTGAATACCAACAAAACTTGCGTTATCAATTTTTTAGTTGAGCCTGAAGCACCATTTTTTAATTTATTATCTGACTTTACTAAAGTTAACCCTGTTTATCTGATATCTAAAAAACAATCTTTAATTCTTGCACAATATTTTATTCATTCTGTCAAAAATAAGTGCTTATTCGATATTCAGCATATTGCTAATTTGTTGCACGGCTCTAAAACAGATTGCAGTTATCAACAAGATAATCGAATTGTTAAGGCAACATCGATAATTTCCACACTACCGATTAAACTTATTTCTTCAAAAGAACTGGCTGCAAAGGTTAATCTTTCCGAAAGTCATTTTTTACACATATTTAGCGCTAAGTTAGGTATTAATTTTCGGGGTTATCTTTTATGGAAAAGGCTACGAGATGCCACTAATAGTCTTGAGTCAAAATCAAACCTAACAACATTGGCTAATGATAAGGGGTTTGCCGACGTTGCACATTTCAGCCGAACTTGCTTATCAAGTTTTGGATTAAGACCATCAGAACTTAAACGGGCGTTAATGCCTGAAGACAAAAGTAATGAGATAACCTCAATAGATTGCTTTAACAATGATCATTTTCAAGAATAG